The following coding sequences are from one Tistrella mobilis window:
- a CDS encoding SDR family NAD(P)-dependent oxidoreductase — MTGERDEHGFHDGRVAVVTGAASGIGLATARALAEAGAMVVAADRDAEGAARVVAELEAQGLHAAPAAFDVSDPEAVAEAMAAIARDHGLVRVLVNSAGIGVDVPFLDTDPALLDRIIGINLRGTMMLGQIVARGLIAAGRPGAIVNVGSVSGLRGNRGRAAYGASKGAVHLLTQVMALELAPYGIRVNCVAPGPIDTPLTRAVHRPEVRASWEERVALGRYGTPEEMASVIRFLAGDAAGYVTGQIVAADGGFQAVGIRD, encoded by the coding sequence ATGACCGGAGAACGCGACGAACATGGCTTTCATGACGGCCGCGTCGCGGTCGTGACCGGGGCGGCAAGCGGGATCGGCCTCGCGACCGCCCGGGCCCTGGCCGAGGCGGGCGCCATGGTCGTGGCCGCCGATCGCGATGCCGAGGGGGCCGCCCGGGTGGTAGCAGAACTGGAGGCGCAGGGGCTGCATGCGGCCCCTGCCGCCTTCGACGTCTCAGACCCCGAGGCGGTGGCGGAGGCGATGGCGGCCATCGCCCGCGATCACGGCCTGGTCCGGGTGCTGGTCAACAGCGCCGGGATCGGCGTCGACGTGCCGTTTCTCGACACCGATCCGGCGCTGCTCGACCGGATCATCGGCATCAATCTGCGCGGCACGATGATGCTGGGCCAGATCGTCGCCCGCGGGCTGATCGCGGCGGGCCGGCCGGGCGCGATCGTCAATGTCGGTTCGGTCTCGGGGCTGCGCGGCAATCGCGGCCGGGCCGCCTATGGCGCGTCCAAGGGGGCCGTGCATCTGCTGACCCAGGTGATGGCGCTGGAACTGGCGCCTTACGGCATCCGGGTCAACTGCGTCGCGCCGGGCCCGATCGACACGCCGCTGACCCGTGCCGTCCACCGCCCCGAGGTCCGCGCCTCGTGGGAAGAGCGCGTGGCGCTCGGCCGCTATGGCACGCCCGAAGAGATGGCCAGCGTGATCCGCTTCCTGGCCGGCGATGCCGCAGGTTACGTCACCGGCCAGATCGTCGCGGCCGATGGCGGGTTTCAGGCGGTCGGGATCAGGGATTGA